A window from Labrus mixtus chromosome 14, fLabMix1.1, whole genome shotgun sequence encodes these proteins:
- the LOC132988347 gene encoding RNA-binding motif protein, X-linked 2-like — protein sequence MNPLTKVKLINELNEREAKLGVNESVSWHSEYKESAWIFIGGFPYELSEGDIICVFSQYGEIVNINLVRDKKTGKSKGFCFICYEDQRSTILAVDNFNGIKIKGRTIRVDHVKDYRPPKDSEDIDDVTKQLREQGCAPKLLPPPPPSSSSSEEEEVEQYAIPVKKPKKDKKEKKKKKKEKKEKKKAEKEREKEMGKRSSSSSSSPSPLPPPPPPVRVKEEKQDPGYSKYNQRGEPPGGQENGQRATRDNERLRGEEERRRETEREREDDRRRNRDRSRDRSRDREGERRRETDREYERKRETGRDSDRRREMDRDDNRRRETERERDGDRRRETDRDGERRRETDRDRESDRRRETDRESDRRRESDRDKDPSRKH from the exons ATGAA tccaCTTACGAAGGTGAAGTTGATCAACGAGCTGAATGAGCGAGAGGCCAAACTCGGGGTGAATGAGTCTGTTTCCTGGCACAGCGAGTACAAAGAAAGCGCCTGGATTTTTATCG GAGGATTTCCATACGAACTGAGTGAAGGTGACATCATCTGCGTCTTCTCCCA gTATGGAGAGATCGTGAACATTAACCTGGTGCGAGACAAGAAGACCGGGAAGTCCAAAGGTTTCTGCTTCATCTGCTATGAGGACCAGCGGAGCACCATCCTGGCTGTGGACAACTTCAACGGCATCAAG ATTAAAGGTCGGACCATCCGTGTGGACCACGTTAAAGACTACCGTCCTCCCAAAGACTCGGAGGACATTGATGATGTCACCAAACAGCTGAGGGAGCAGGGCTGTGCTCCTAAACTCCTCCCGCCGCcaccgccctcctcctcctcctcagaggaagaggaagttgaGCAGTACGCCATCCCCGTGAAGAAGCCCAAAAAAG acaagaaagagaagaagaaaaagaagaaagagaagaaggagaaaaagaaagcagaaaaggagagagaaaaagagatgggGAAacgctcttcctcttcttcttcttctccttctcctcttcctcctcctcctcctcctgttcgaGTCAAAGAGGAGAAGCAGGATCCTGGATATAGCAAATATAACCAGAGGGGGGAGCCACCAGGAGGACAAGAGAACGGACAGAGAGCGACGAGGGACAACGAGAGactgagaggggaggaggagaggaggagagagacagaacgagagagagaggatgacaggaggaggaatagagacaggagcagagacaggagcagagacagagagggtgagaggaggagagagacagacagagagtatgagagaaaaagagagacagggagagacagtgatagaagaagagagatggacagagatgacaacagaagaagagagacagaaagggagagggaCGGTGATAGGAGGAGAGAAACAGACCGAGATGGTGAGAGAAGAAGGGAAACCGACCGCGACAGAGAAAGTgatagaagaagagaaacagacagagaaagtgatagaagaagagagagcgacagagacaaAGATCCGTCACGTAAGCACTGA